The genomic DNA CCTTCATTAACATTTCTACTGGAAAATCGTCCGCAGGATATATAAATGTCTTCAGTGGTTTTGTCTACAAATACATTGTTAACCGCTTTTATTGCTGATGGAATAGTGACTTTATTCCAGAATTGTCCACTATTATCAGAAAAATATAAACCGCCAGGAGCTCCATTTCTGGATTCATTTAATGCGGCATACATTCGCCATGGTTTTTTAGGATTAAGTGTAATTCTACGAACACTCATGTCTGCTGGCATACCATTATTTGAAGTTTGCCATGTAGCACCGCCATCAAAACTTCTTTTTACACCAAGGTCTTCAGGAAGTGTTGTTATTCTAAACGCAGAATTAACTTCTGCTATAGGGTTGCCCATGGTACAGAAATACATTCTTTCTGGTTTGCTTGGATTAATAATAAGGTCGTATTGAAAAATATGATCTAAAGACGTATTGGTTCCAGAGTAGTCTCCATCAAAGGCAAAAGTAACATTGCTCCAAGTACCTCCGCCATCGGTAGATTTACGTAAATATCCTCTATGGTTTTGACGAAACTGTAATGTGAAAATAGTATTAGGATCGTTGGGATGGACTGCAACAGTTGATATAGATTTCGCGCCATCAGGATTTACTTGCCCTTCAATTTGTTCTACAGCTACAGTTAAATTATCTGCTCGAGGAAAACCTGTAGCATCTGTAGTTTGCCAAAGCCCATGTTCACCACTACACAGAAGTTTACGTCCCGGTACTCCTGTTTCTAATAATAAAAATCGACCTGGTAAATTACTGTCACCACGTCCAATCCATTTGTGACTTCCGGGTGATGTCTCATCATCATCAACTTGTGTCCAAGTAGCTCCGTTATCTGAAGTTTTCAATGTTTGTTGATCAATGCTTATAAAAACCTCTCCTCTTTGGTTGATTTCCATAAAACGATTTCCCGAAAATTCTTCTTTATCCTGTATTTCCTCTTGAAGGTGGGCAAAAGTTGTGTTAACGGTACTGGGGCTATTTCTAGCAGTCCAATAATTTGTGTCTGCCCCTCTGTCCCAATACTTACCGGTGCGTACGCAAGGGAACCAATTTACCCCGCCGTCTTCAGTTTTCCAAACATCTCCTGGACCAAATGTAAAATCGTGCTTTACATTATAGGACACATAAATTTCATTTTTATTTGCTGGATTCACTACCAAACGGTTATAAACAGCTAATACATTTGTATTTGGGAATTGACTGTAAGTGGTCTTTGCATTATCTTTACTAATGCCAAGCCAATAAGCTATGGCTCTATAATACTTGTCGCCAACCGTAAAACTATCTACACCATTTGCATTAGTTCCATTGTTTGAGTCTGAAGCAATACGTACACCGAGGTTACCAGTAAGGCTGGTCCATGTCGCTCCAAAGTCGGTACTTTTATACACCCCACCAGTAGAATTTACAGTATTTCCACTAGGAGTGTAATGTGTTTGTTCTACTAAGTATAAAGTGGTTATGGGATTACTAGGATTTGTTTTATCTACATGAACATCCATATCCCTAGGTAGGTTGTGAGGTAATCCATTCCCCGGATTTGCCGTCCAACTAACCCCTTTATTGGTACTGTTGTATAATCCAAAATTAGTCATAGCTATAATATTATTGGAGTTTGAAGGGTCTACAACAATTACCCCAACAGATAAGTCGTTTGTATGTGCAGGGTCAACAACTACAGGTGTCCAATTGGCTCCTTTATCATCCGTTCTATAAATATGGCCATAAGCAATAAAATTATCAATATTACCCTGTGGCGCTGCTTGAGTACGATGATATCCTTTAACATTCCAAAAATCTCCTGCACCTATATACCAGTTATTATCATCGCTAGGATCAACAACCATTTCGGAGTGTCTTCCTTCCATAAGTTCTAAAACTTTAGTCCAACTACGGCCTTTGTCATTAGTTGTATATAAAAAGCCTCTAACATTGGTAGCAAAGCCAAAATTTGGATCTTGATGAGATAATGTTATGTTTTGAACACGACGTAAGCCACGACCATTTCCATCAATCTCTTTAATTGTTTGCCAGGTTACTCCATTATCAAAAGTCCCATAAGAATTAGATAAATCTGGAGACATATAATAACAATTAGGATCGGTTGGGTGAATCCAAAATTCTTCACAATATCCTGAGTTTCCGGGACCAAACTGTCTCCATTCAAAATCAGGACTGGAATTTTGCTTGCTAGATTTTAAAGCATTAAAATAATTGGTATCTAAAGTTTGCGCATTACTACTAACAACTGCTAATAGTAATAGCAGGTAGGGTTTTAAAGATTTGAGTATCATTGTTCCATAAGTTTTATATTAATAATTTTAATAATAATCAAGATTGATCGCTTGCAAAATTACTTATAATAGGTACTTACGTAGTAGAACTTATGTTTTTATCACTGCAACAAAACGTTTTGAATACCGTGTTAAGTCGGTTTAATATTACAAATGATTAAAAAGGTACTAAATGTTGCTATTTTGTGCACTTTAACAATATATTTCTATAAAGCCATATGATTGTAAGTTATTTCTGTCTTAAAAAATTGAAAAAGTAATAACTACCTTCTTAAAAATTGCATAACACCTGTATTTAATTG from Flavivirga abyssicola includes the following:
- a CDS encoding T9SS type A sorting domain-containing protein, which codes for MILKSLKPYLLLLLAVVSSNAQTLDTNYFNALKSSKQNSSPDFEWRQFGPGNSGYCEEFWIHPTDPNCYYMSPDLSNSYGTFDNGVTWQTIKEIDGNGRGLRRVQNITLSHQDPNFGFATNVRGFLYTTNDKGRSWTKVLELMEGRHSEMVVDPSDDNNWYIGAGDFWNVKGYHRTQAAPQGNIDNFIAYGHIYRTDDKGANWTPVVVDPAHTNDLSVGVIVVDPSNSNNIIAMTNFGLYNSTNKGVSWTANPGNGLPHNLPRDMDVHVDKTNPSNPITTLYLVEQTHYTPSGNTVNSTGGVYKSTDFGATWTSLTGNLGVRIASDSNNGTNANGVDSFTVGDKYYRAIAYWLGISKDNAKTTYSQFPNTNVLAVYNRLVVNPANKNEIYVSYNVKHDFTFGPGDVWKTEDGGVNWFPCVRTGKYWDRGADTNYWTARNSPSTVNTTFAHLQEEIQDKEEFSGNRFMEINQRGEVFISIDQQTLKTSDNGATWTQVDDDETSPGSHKWIGRGDSNLPGRFLLLETGVPGRKLLCSGEHGLWQTTDATGFPRADNLTVAVEQIEGQVNPDGAKSISTVAVHPNDPNTIFTLQFRQNHRGYLRKSTDGGGTWSNVTFAFDGDYSGTNTSLDHIFQYDLIINPSKPERMYFCTMGNPIAEVNSAFRITTLPEDLGVKRSFDGGATWQTSNNGMPADMSVRRITLNPKKPWRMYAALNESRNGAPGGLYFSDNSGQFWNKVTIPSAIKAVNNVFVDKTTEDIYISCGRFSSRNVNEGGVWKSADAGATWIKIFDMPYVWQTETSPLNPNLITVNVALQNDKGNNAVTLFNPGAYVSFDGGSTWLKISNNLGQPDVITDLKPDPEDLNVFWLALKGSAWAKGIYSGFNPLLSVAKNATNDEPRELIKAFPNPTTNSQFISLKSDLLSVANFKSISIFNMQGQLKMDYDISKLQTNNSNVKVPIKNLSNGVYLIKININGTEYIKRFIKN